From a single Apium graveolens cultivar Ventura chromosome 2, ASM990537v1, whole genome shotgun sequence genomic region:
- the LOC141707365 gene encoding protein S40-4 produces MAASRTYSSRSNYRFLPTDLHSPIQSDSLYELDESDIWNAGRPKSPEFRRSAIRKKSAPKKTELIASAGATAKSLPVNVPDWSMILKQEYNRKNADVEDDFEEEDEDDRVPPHEYLARQFARTRVASFSVHEGIGRTLKGRDLSRVRNAIWEKTGFQD; encoded by the coding sequence ATGGCGGCTTCGAGAACCTACTCGTCTCGCTCAAACTACCGCTTCCTCCCAACCGACTTACACTCTCCGATCCAATCCGATTCTCTCTACGAGCTCGACGAGTCCGACATCTGGAATGCCGGCCGTCCGAAGTCGCCGGAGTTTCGCCGATCGGCGATCCGCAAGAAATCCGCTCCGAAAAAGACGGAACTCATCGCCTCCGCCGGAGCGACGGCGAAGTCGTTGCCGGTCAACGTGCCGGACTGGTCAATGATTCTGAAACAGGAATATAATCGTAAAAACGCTGACGTGGAGGATGATTTCGAAGAAGAAGACGAGGACGATAGGGTGCCACCGCACGAGTATTTGGCTCGGCAGTTTGCGAGGACGAGAGTGGCGTCGTTTTCGGTGCACGAAGGCATCGGAAGGACGCTGAAAGGGAGAGATTTGAGTAGAGTGAGGAATGCTATTTGGGAGAAAACTGGATTTCAAgactaa